In a genomic window of Chaetodon auriga isolate fChaAug3 chromosome 1, fChaAug3.hap1, whole genome shotgun sequence:
- the LOC143325649 gene encoding retinal cone rhodopsin-sensitive cGMP 3',5'-cyclic phosphodiesterase subunit gamma-like has product MNAAAAEGSKAAPPKFKQKETRQFKSKAPKAGQKGFDNDVPGMEGLGDSAVVCPWEAFGDMELSDLAQFGIV; this is encoded by the exons atgaacgcagcagcagctgaaggctCCAAGGCCGCCCCCCCAAAGTTCAAGCAGAAGGAGACCCGTCAGTTCAAGAGCAAGGCTCCCAAAGCTGGACAGAAGGG GTTCGATAACGACGTCCCCGGGATGGAGGGTCTTGGAG ACTCCGCGGTGGTCTGCCCCTGGGAGGCGTTCGGGGACATGGAGCTGAGCGACCTGGCTCAGTTTGGAATCGTTTAG
- the LOC143323494 gene encoding retinal cone rhodopsin-sensitive cGMP 3',5'-cyclic phosphodiesterase subunit gamma-like translates to MNAAAAAPGGSKAAPPKFKQKETRQFKSKAPKAGQKGFDDVPGMDGLGDAAVVCPWEAFGDMELSDLAQFGIV, encoded by the exons atgaacgcagcagcagcagcacctggagGCTCCAAGGCCGCTCCTCCCAAGTTCAAGCAGAAGGAGACCAGGCAGTTCAAGAGCAAGGCTCCCAAAGCTGGACAGAAGGG GTTCGATGATGTTCCAGGGATGGACGGCCTTGGAG ACGCAGCCGTCGTCTGCCCCTGGGAGGCGTTTGGCGACATGGAGCTGAGCGACCTGGCTCAGTTCGGCATCGTCTAG